GTGTGCGTGTTGCAGCGGCACGTCGAGATACGGGAGGATGTGACCTTCGGCCATCAGCGGAATGATCTCGTCGACATGCGGATACGGGTAGACGTAGTGCAGACGCACCCATGCGCCGTATTGCTTGGCCAGTTCGCCCAGCGCCGTCACCAGTTCTGTCATGCGCGTCTTGAGCGGACGACCGGCCCAGAAGCCGGTGCGGTACTTCACGTCGACGCCGTACGCGCTGGTGTCCTGCGAGATCACCAGCAGTTCCTTGACACCTGCCTTGAACAGATTCTCCGCTTCGAGCATCACTTCCGCGACCGGACGCGAGTCGAGATCGCCACGCATCGACGGGATGATGCAGAACGTGCAGCGATGGTTGCAGCCTTCGGAAATCTTCAGATACGCATAGTGACGCGGCGTGAGCTTGATGCCAGCGGGCGGGACGAGATCCGTGAACGGATCGTGCGGCTTGGGCAGGTGCGTGTGCACCGCGCTCATCACTTCGCCCACGGCGTGCGGGCCGGTGACGGCGAGCACCTTCGGGTGCACCGCGCTCACGATGTCCTGACCGGCGGCGTCCTTCTTCGCGCCCAGACAGCCGGTAACGATCACCTTGCCGTTCTCGGCCAGCGCTTCGCCGATGGCGTCGAGACTTTCCTGCACGGCGTCGTCGATGAAGCCACAGGTGTTCACCACGACGAGATCAGCGCCGTCATAGGTGCCGGCAATGTCGTAGCCTTCGGCGCGGAGTTGGGTCAGGATCTGCTCGGAGTCGACCAAAGCCTTGGGGCAGCCGAGCGAAACGAAGCCGACCTTGGGGGTGCTGGCGGGCGATGGGCGGGACATGGGGCGAAATCCTGATGTAGTAGATGCTTGTAACGGTCGACCGGTACGCGACGCCTGTGGCGTTAAGCGTCTTCTCCGTCTGACACGACGTAACCGGCTGAATAACCGCGCATTTTACCCTGATCGTCCGCGGTTCGTTCCAACTATTGCGCCGCAGCGAAGCCGATGGGGTCAAATCGTCGGCAGTGTGCGCCCCACGCCACACCACCGCGTTCGCGGGCACCGGCCGCTATCGATCGATGCGAGCCGATGTCCGTCGTCAAAAAGCCTCGTTCAGGGCTTCTTGTTCGGGTCCCGGCCTGGCGTACCTGGCGCGCCCGGCGCCCCCGGACCGCCCGGGAAGGGGAACGTGCTGAACATGTTCTTCGCCTGGCTCTGCATCTGCTCCTGCATCTGCACAAACAGGTTCTTCGACTGTTCGATGTAGTTGGTCATCATGCCCTGCATCATCGGCGCCTGCATGTTCATGAATTGCGCCCAGACGTCAGGGTTGAAGGCCGCGCCTTCGTAGATGCCCTTCGACTGATCGGCCAGCTTGTTCTGAATCTCGATGAACGTCTGGATATTCTTCTCGAGGTACGTGCCCATCATCCCCTGCAGCGCATGGCCGTAGAAGCGGATGATCTGGGCCAGCATGGCGCTCGAGAACATCGGCACGCCGCCGGTCTCTTCTTCCAGAATGATCTGCAGCAGGATGCTGCGGGTCAGGTCCTCGCCCGTCTTGGCGTCGACAACCTTGAACTCCTCGGTTTCGAGCACCAGTTGCTTCACATCGGCAAGGGTGATGTACGTACTGGTTTGGGTATCGTACAGACGCCGGTTCGGATACTTTTTGATCAGGCGTTCGTCAGTCTTCTTGCTCGCGGTCATGCGGTGGGTTTCCTGCGTTTTTTGAAGGACTACCCCGACCGGCGGTCGGGGTTTATCACATATTATCGATTCTAGGGCGTTTGCTGCTATGCGGCAAAGCCCTAACCCGATCCGAGACGCTGTACCCGCTGCGGCCCGCAGTGGCCATGCGCCCCGTCACCGCTTAGCCCATGTGCAGGCCGCCGTTGAGCGAGAAGTCTGCGCCCGTCGAAAAGCCCGAATCGTCCGAGGCCAGCCACGCCACGATCGAACCGATCTCGCCCGGCTCGCCCAGGCGCTTGACGGGAATCGTCGCCACGATCTTGTCGAGCACGTCCTGACGGATCGAGCGCACCATGTCCGTGCCGATGTAGCCCGGCGACACCGTGTTGACCGTCACGCCCTTGGTCGCCACTTCCTGCGCGAGCGACATCGTAAAGCCGTGAATACCGGCCTTCGCCGTCGCGTAGTTCGTCTGACCGAACTGTCCCTTCTGACCGTTCACCGACGAGATGTTGATGATGCGGCCCCAGCCGCGCTCGCACATCCCCTCGATTACCTGCTTCGTGACGTTGAACAGGCTCGTGAGGTTGGTGTCGATCACGGCGTCCCAGTCTTCACGCGTCATCTTGCGGAACACGGTGTCGCGCGTGATGCCGGCGTTGTTCACCAGCACGTCGATTTCACCGACTTCCGACTTGACCTTGTCGAACGCCGCCTTCGTGGACTCCCAATCGCCGACGTTGCCTTCGGAGGCGACAAAATCGAAACCCAACGCCTTCTGATCTTCCAGCCACTTCACGCGGCGCGGCGAGTTCGGACCGCAGCCGGCCACCACCCTGAAGCCGTCTTTGTACAGCCGCTGGCAAATAGACGTACCGATACCGCCCATCCCGCCTGTCACATATGCAATGCGTTGAGTCATGGAACGCTTCCCCCAAAATAACGGCAAACTGCCGCCTGTTGCGACTGCCAATTGACCGACGCGCAGGCCGCGCGTTCCCGCGCGCGCCTTTCGTCTCCTGACTACTTCGGTGCGAACCCGTGCGCGTTGCACACACGGGCGACACCGGTTCTTCTGCGGTTCGTAAGACTCACGTTTGCGTGCGTCAACCCTGAAACGTCAGACGCGCTCCACCGCCAGCGCTACACCCATGCCACCGCCGATACACAGCGAGGCCAGGCCGCGACGGGCATCGCGGCGCGCCATTTCATGCAGCAGCGTGACGAGAATACGGCAGCCCGACGCACCGATCGGGTGACCGATGGCGATGGCGCCGCCGTTCACGTTGATCTTCGACGTATCCCAGCCCATCTGCTTGTTCACCGCCAGTGCCTGCGCAGCGAAGGCTTCGTTGATTTCCATCAGGTCCAGATCGCTCGCCTTCCAGCCCGCACGGGCGAGGCAGCGCTGCGATGCCGGCACCGGGCCAATGCCCATGACCGACGGATCGACGCCCGCGTTCGCGTACGCAACGATACGCGCGAGCGGCGTGAGCCCCAGTTGCTCGGCACGCTTGGCCGACATCACGACCACGGCAGCCGCGCCATCGTTGATACCCGACGCATTGGCGGCCGTCACCGTGCCGTCCTTCGAGAAGGCGGGCTTCAGACCGGCCAGCGACTCCGCCGTCACGCCGTGACGCACGAACTCATCGGTGTTGAAGACGACCGGATCGCCCTTGCGCTGCGGAATCGAGACCGGCACGATTTCGGCGTCGAAACGACCGGCCTTTTGCGCGGCTTCCGCCTTGTTCTGCGAGGCCGCAGCGAAGGCGTCCTGCATTTCGCGCGTAATGCCGTATTCCTTGGCCACGTTCTCGGCGGTGATCCCCATGTGGTACTGGTTGTACACGTCCCACAGGCCATCGACGATCATCGTGTCGATCAGCTTCGCATCGCCCATGCGGAATCCGTCGCGCGAACCCGGCAGCACGTGCGGCGCGGCGCTCATGTTTTCCTGACCGCCTGCCACGACGATATCGGCTTCACCGGCGGTGATCGCGTTGGCGGCGAGCATCACGGCCTTCAGGCCCGAGCCACACACCTTGTTGATGGTCATGGCGGGGACCATCGCGGGCAGGCCGGCCTTGATCGACGCCTGACGTGCCACGTTCTGGCCCGAACCAGCGGTCAGCACCTGACCCATGATGACTTCGCTGATGTCCTCGCCCTTGAGCTTCGCGCGCTTGAGGACTTCGTCGATCACGATCGCCCCCAGATCCGGCGCGGCCACTTTGGCCAGCGAGCCGCCAAACTTACCGACTGCCGTACGGGCAGCCGACACAATCACGATATCCGACATGTCTCATTCCTCTTTTTCAATAGGTTCGAACCAGGGGGGATGCCCATGCGCTCAGGCTTTCGCCTTCACGTAACGCCCAGGCGCCGGTTCGATGGGTGCATAAGCAACATTACCATACGCATTTTGCGCTTTAACGCGTTTGCCAGCGTAGCCCGCGAGCCAATCGCTCCAGTCGGTCCACCAGCTTCCCGGATGCTCGGTGGCCCCGGCCAGCCAGTCGCTCGCGTCGACACCCACGTCGTCGTTGCGCCAATAGCTGCGTTTCTTCTTCACCGGCGGATTGACGACACCCGCGATGTGCCCCGACGCGCCCAGCACGAAGCGGCGTTCACCGCCGAGCAACGGCAAAGAGCGGAACGCCGACGTCCACGGCACGATGTGATCTTCGCGCGAGCCGAACACGTACGCCGGCGCCTCGATGGCGCCCAGATCGACGGGCACGCCGCAGGTCTGGATCGCACCGGGTTGTTTCAGTTCGTTCTGCAAATAGAGGTGGCGCAGATACCAGCAGAACATCGGCCCGGGCAGATTCGTGCCGTCGCCGTTCCAGTACAGCAGGTCGAATGGCTGCGGCGCATTGCCTTTCAGATAGCTGTCGACAACGTAATTCCAGACCAGATCGTTCGGACGCAGGAACGAGAACGTGTTGGCGAGCTCGACGCCGCGCATCAGTCCCGGCGGCTGGCCGAGACCGCCACCGATCGTCTGTTCGCGGAACTGGACGTGCGGCTCGTCGACGAAGACGTCAAGCACGCCGGTATCGGAAAAGTCCAGCAGCGTCGTGAGCAACGTCACGCTTGCGACCGGCGACTTGCGGCCCGTCTGCCCCTTGGCCGCGAGCACGGCGAGCGCTGCCGCCAGCAACGTGCCGCCCACACAGAAGCCGAGCGCATTGATTTGCGACTGGCCGCTGATATCGCGCACCACGTCGATGGCGGCAATCGGGCCTTCGCCAACGTAGTCGTCCCACGTCTTATGGGCGAGCGATGCATCGGGGTTGCGCCACGATACGACGAACACCGTGTGCCCCTGCTCGACGGCGTAACGCACCAGCGAATTCTCCGGCTGGAGATCGAGGATGTAGAACTTGTTGATGCAGGGCGGCACGATCAGCAACGGGCGTTGGTGCACCGTCGGCGTGAGCGCCTTGTACTGAATGAGCTGAATCAGGTCGTTCTCGAAGACCACGGCGCCTTCGGTCGTCGCGACATTGCGCCCGACTTCGAAGGCCGCCTCGTCGGTCTGCGACACCTTGCCCTTGCCCATGTCGACGAGCAGATGCTGCATGCCCGCCAGCAGGCTGTCGCCCTGCGTCTGTACGAGGCGCTGCTGTGCGTCCGGGTTCGTGGCAATGAAATTCGCGGGCGAGGTGGCGGCGACCCATTGCTCGACGGCGAAGCGAATACGCTCGCGCGTCTTCGCATCGGCATCGACCAGTTCGGCCATACGCATCAGGAAGCGGCCGTTGAGTAGATAGAGCGCAGCGGGCAACGCGTAGAACGGATTGCGCCAGCCCTCTCCGGCAAAGCGACGATCGCCGAGTGCAGGGGCCGTATCGAGACCGGGTTGATTGAAACTGGCGACGAGTTCGGCGAATTCGCGGGCGTATTCAGACTGAAGCTCGTTCAGTCGCGCAGGATCGACGTGCAGCGACGGCGGCTGCGGCGTGGCGCCTGATTTGCCGAAAAGTTCGAAAAGCCCCGCGAACGGGTTCGCGGCAGCCGCTGCACCATTCGCAGCGTAAGGTGACGGGCCAGCAGATCCCGGCAACGCGCCGAACAGTTGTTGGGCGGCCTTGAACCACTGCGACATGTCCTGAGCGGAGAGCGAAGCGGAGGGAAACTGCTGGGCAAACGAGGCGGCAAACGAGGCCGGATCGAAGTTGGCACTGGCGCGATTCATGGTAGCCTGAGTGTCACGTCCGTTGCGTTCAGGGCCGACGCCCGAAACGCGGCGGCGTGCTTCACTTTATGAGCGATGCGCCCCGCCTGTGAAGCATTCTTGCGTGCGCGCGCAGGCGTGTCAATCTTTGCGGCGAACGTCCTGAGTGCATTGTCCCGTCGCCTCCCCCATTTTTGAATGCGCGTTTGCCCCGACTTGTCCCGATGATCATTGTTCTTCTCGGCTGGCTCTACGTCATTGGCATGGTCGCCATCACGGCGCCGTCTGCATGGCTGGGCATCGCCATCTTCCTGTTCGGCGGTATCGGGCCGGTACTCCTCGTCTTGTACATCGCGGGAAGCCGCGCACGGCGCACGCGCGCGCTGCGACCCGATGACGCAGAATAACCGTCTCAGCTAACTCGCCAGACCAGCGCCGCCATGCGCCCCGTCGTCCGGTCGCGACGATAGGAGTAGAAGCGCCCGGGATCGCCGACGGTGCACCATGTGCCGCCGGAAACGCTCGTTACGCCCTCCCGCGCGAGCCGCAATCGTGCCAGCGCACACAGATCCGCCAGTGATTTGCCAACGTCCGGATCGCCATGGGGGACGAAAGCCGCGGACGTCGCGTCTCGCTCCTGCGGCATAGCCGCGTCGAGGAAGGCTTCGCGCACCTCCGGTCCTACTTCGAACGCCGTCGGTCCGATACACGGGCCGAGCCATGCGATCACCTGCGTGTCGTCGTTCGCCCCGGATTTCGGCAACTGCGCCCGCAGCGCCTGCACCGTCTGCTCGATGACACCGGCGCAAAGCCCGCGCCAGCCCGCGTGTGCCGCCGCCACCGCACGCCCTTGGGCGTCACATAGCAGTACCGGCAGGCAGTCCGCCACCATGATCGTGCTCGCGAGTCCGACGGCGTGGGTCGCACTGGCGTCCGCCTGAAGCGGCTCGCCCGCGTTCGCGGCATCGAACGCTGCCTGCGCATCGACCACACGCGGACCGTGAACCTGCGCGACCCACGCCGACGGCACACCCGTTCGCGCGGCCAGCAAGGCACGGTTCGTGCGCACGGCTTGCGGATCGTCGTCCGCCTTGTAACCTAGGTTGAACGTGGCCTGCGGGCCTTGGCTGACGCCGCCTGCGCGCGTCGTGAATACGGCACGAACGTTGCCCGGGGCTGGCCAGTCGGGGACGATCCAGTCCGCAGGTATCGTGTCTTGCGCGGTATCCAACTTGCTGTCTTGCTCAGGCAGGGAAGAAGTCATCGAGCGAATCGGGGAGCGTTGTGAAGTCGAATTCGAGGCCGAGCGCGCGCATGAGTTCACGCATATCGTCGGGCAGCGGCGCTTGCCAGTGCATCGCGGCATCGTCCTCGGGATGGATCAGCCCCAGACGCCACGCGTGCAGTGCCTGCCGCGCAAAGCCGCCCGGCAGCGCCGGACGCTTGTGACGCGGTCGATAAAGCGGATCGCCCAACAGCGAATGCCCCAGATGGGAAAGATGGACGCGAATCTGGTGCGTACGCCCCGTGTCCAGCGAACAAAGCACCAGCGAAATCGGGGATCCTTCCCATTCTGCGCTGGCGACCGTCACCACGCGGGTGCGCGCGGGTTTGCCGCCCTGCCCCTGCACAACCGCCATGCGCGTGCGTTCACGCGGATCGCGACCGATGGGTGCGTCCACGACGGTGCGCTGCGGCGGACGTCCCCACACCAGCGCGGCGTAATGCCGTTTGACCGAGCGCGCCTGCAACTGGCGTACCAGATCGGTCTGTGCGACCAGCGTGCGCGCGACCACCATCAGGCCGGACGTCTCTTTGTCCAGCCGGTGGACGATGCCGGCACGCGGCAGATCCGCAGCCGCCTGTCCGTAACGATGCAGCAGACCGTTGAGGAGCGTACCGGACCAGTTGCCTGCCGCCGGATGAACGACGAGGCCCGCGGGCTTATTGAATACGGCGAGCGTCGCGTCCTCATAGACGGCATCGAGCGGCACCGGCTCCGGCGCGAACGCCAGTTGCTCGGGGAGCGCTGCTGGCGTGATGACCACCGCTTCACCGCCTGCCACTTTCTGGCGGACTTTAGCGGGTTCGCCGTCGAGCGTGACGCGGCCATCTTCGACCCAGGCCTGAAGACGACTGCGGGAATATTCCGGGAAGCACTGCGCCAGCGCCTTGTCGAGGCGCTCTCCTGCGAGCGCGTCGGGCAATGTCGCGATGAGCGGCGTGGCCGAAGAGGCGGTATCGGTTGAAACAGAAATCGAAGAAGTCGCGTCGGTAATGGCGCTATCGATGGCGTCTGAGAAAGCCCCCGGAAGCGAGTCGAAATCGTCGTCCGACGAATCCTCCGCATTTTCCGTGGCAAATGAGGCGGTTACGCTATAATCCGGCACTATTGAACGGGTCATCGAGAAGTGAAGCCAACGAGCATGCAAGCCCTGAAACTTGTCAAACATCTGACGCTGGCCGCGATTGTGGTCGGCAGCATGGCCGCCTGTGGCATTCTGCCGGAGAAGGTCGACGAAACGGCCAGCTGGTCGACGAACAAATTATACTCGGAAGCCAAGGACAGCTTCGACAGCGGCGACTATACAAAGGCCGCGAAGTACTACGAGTTGCTCGAAGGGCGCGACCCGTTCGGCCCGCACGCTCAACAGGCCCAGATCAACACGGCCTACTCCTATTACAAGGACAACGAGCCGGCGCAAGCGCTCGCCGCCGTCGACCGCTTCATTCGTCTGCATCCGGACAGCCCGTCGATCGATTACGCCTATTACCTCAAGGGCCTGATCAACTTCAACGACGACCTCGGTCTGTTCGGGCGCTTCTCGGGCCAGGATCTGAGCGAACGCGATCCGAAGGCGCTGCGCGCAGCCTATGACAGCTTCAAGTACCTGGTCGAGCACTACCCGACGAGCAAGTATGCGAACGACGCCGCCCTGCGTATGCGTTACGCCGTGAATGCGATGGCCGCTCACGAAGTGCACGCCGCCGAGTACTACTATCGCCGTGGCGCTTACCTCGCCGCAGTGAACCGCGCGCAGACCGCCCTGCAGGACTACGATCAGGCGCCGGCGCTGGAAGACGCCCTCGGCATCATGATCAAGTCGTACGACAAACTCGGTATGACCGAACTGCGTGACGACGCCCGCCGCGTGATGGAGAAGACCTACCCGAACAGCGGCTACCTGACGGTCGGCCGTCGCATCGACAACAACCCGGGCGACAAGAAGTCCTGGTGGCAGATCTGGCGTTAAGCCAGTTGTTGGTTGGAATGCATCGAAAAGCCCTCGCCTATGCGGGGGTTTTTTGTTTCCCGTCGTCATGACGATCCTTCGACAGGAGTTCGTTTTGTGAGCACCACCCCCGCCCCCGGCAAAACGCTGCTTGCCTTGCGTCACGTGCACTTCGAAGATCTCGGCACGCTGGCGCCGTACTTCGCCCAGCGCGGTTATCGCATCGACTATATCGACGCCCCGCTTGCCGACCTTCGCGCCGTCGACGTTTTCGCGCCCGACCTGCTGGTCGTGCTCGGCGGACCGATCGGCGCCTTCGATGACGTCATTCATCCGTTTATCGCGAATGAGCTTGCGCTTGTAAGAGCGCGCCTGAGCGCGAACAAGCCGATTCTAGGCATTTGTCTCGGCGCGCAATTGATGGCGCGCGCACTGGGTGCGAAAGTCTATCCGCTGGGCGTGAAGGAAATCGGTTACGCGCCGCTGACGCTTACCGAAGCCGGGCAATCGTCCCCCCTTGCCGCCCTTGGTAACGCCAGCGTGCTGCACTGGCATGGCGATCAGTTCGACATCCCGCCGGGCGCGACGCATCTGGCCCGCACGGCGATTGGCGAAAATCAGGCCTTTGCGATGGGCGATCACGCACTCGGTCTGCAGTTTCATCTGGAAGCCGACGCCGCCAGCATCGAGTCCTGGCTCGTCGGCCACGCCTGCGAACTCGGTACTGCCAACATCGACCCGACCACGTTGCGCAACGATGCACGTGTGCATCACGCACGCCTGTCGGAAGTCGCGCCGGCCGTCATCGGGCGATGGCTGGATGCCCTTGCCGGCTAACGCAAGCGCGACCCGCCTTACGCCACAAAAAAGCCAGACGCTTCACCGTCTGGCTTTCTCATTTCACACCCGCGGCGGATAAACGTCAGCCTCCGGCCTGCGCCGCCATCTCGTCGAAGAAACCGCGCACAATCGGCAGTTCCCGCGTGCGCTTGAATGGCGGCAGACTCTGCCAGATCCGACGCCCGTAAGGCTTATCCACCAGACGCGGATCGCAAATCATCAGCACGCCACGGTCCACTTCCGAGCGAATCAATCGTCCCGCGCCCTGCTTGAGCGTGATCACCGCCTGCGGCAACTGATGGACGGCGAACGGACTCAGCCCCTTCTTCGTCAGCGCGTCGAGACGCGCCGCAAGCACCGGGTCGTCAGGCGGCGCGAACGGCAACTTGTCGATGATGACGAGGGAGAGCGCCTCGCCGCGCACGTCCACACCCTCCCAGAAACTCTGGCTACCGATGAGCACCGCGTTCCCTAGCGCGCGGAAACGATCGAGCAATTCGGTACGGCTGGCTTCGCCCTGCACCAGCAACGGATACGGCCAACCGCGACGCTCGAACTCCTCGCGCAGGCGCTCCGCCGCGCGATTCACCGCGCGCAGCGTGGTACACAGCACGAACGCCCGGCCACCACTCACTTCGAGCACGGGCAACGCGGCGTCGAGCACGGCATCGGTAAAGTTCGGCGCGGAAGGTTGTGGCAAGCCGCGCGGCACGTATAGAAGGCTCTGGTTCTGGTAATCGAACGGACTAGCCAGCGTGAGCGACTTGCCAGCATCCAACCCAAGCTGCGCGGCGTAGTGCATGAAGTTGCCCTTCACCGACAGCGTGGCCGACGTGAAGATCCACGCGCGCGGCGCACCGGCGCGTTGCTTCGCGAAGATCGGCGCAATCGAGAGCGGCGTCTGATGCAACTGCACCGCCTGCGAAAACACTTCGATCCAGCGGACGGTTTCCGGCGGCGTGTAAGTCTTTTCAGACTTATCCGATTTTCCGTCACCGTCGTCCGCAGCCTTCGCTTCGGTAGCAAGCCGCGCCGCTTCCGCCTCGCGTGCCTTGGCCGCCTTCTCTCGCTTTCCGTCGGTCACACGCGGTGCATCGGGATCGAGCAGTGGCAGCGGCTGTTCGCCCGGCGTCGGCGGCGTCACGCCCGTCTGCCAGCGCTCCAGTTGCTCGTGCAATTCCAGCGCCCGGCGCAGGCACGCGCCCAGCGCTTCCGCGCGTTCGGACTGATGTTGAAGCGTCTCGATCAGGTCTTGCAACGCGAGGTCCACGCTTTCGAGCGCACCGAACAGTTCGTGGTCGTCCGGCAATTGCGTGACGGACATGCGCGCATTGTCCTGACCGAACGTCAGACGCACATCGCGTGCCGCGCGCTCCAGCCCCGCGCCGAGCTTGACCCAGTCGGCCGCGTCACGCGCATGAATCAGCCCTTCCGCCACGCAATCGCGCGCCAGTTCGAGCAACTGCGTGGTCGAGACCGTCTCGCCGAAAAAGAGCGTGGCCGTCTCGGGCAACTGATGGGCTTCGTCGAAGATCACGGTGTTCGCGCTGGGCAGCAATTCGGCCATGCCCGTGTCGCGCAGCATGACGTCCGCGAAGAACAGATGGTGGTTGACGACGACGAGGTCAGCCTGCTGGGCTTCCTTGCGCGCCTGCATCACGAAACAGTCTTTGTAGCGCGGGCAATCCTGACCGAGGCAGTTATC
The Pandoraea oxalativorans genome window above contains:
- a CDS encoding ATP-dependent DNA helicase, whose product is MTDSAASSDSSDLSRSPDSPDAPTFHGLKPLAPKRERELEEIFGDGGMLARAIDGYRSREPQTEMARAVAAAMDTHDSLIAEAGTGTGKTYAYLVPAMLWGGKTIISTGTKHLQDQIFARDIPTVRKALAVPVTVAMLKGRANYLCHYYLERAQQEGRFASRHEAAQLREITTFAQITHSGDKAELASVPENAPIWAQVTSTRDNCLGQDCPRYKDCFVMQARKEAQQADLVVVNHHLFFADVMLRDTGMAELLPSANTVIFDEAHQLPETATLFFGETVSTTQLLELARDCVAEGLIHARDAADWVKLGAGLERAARDVRLTFGQDNARMSVTQLPDDHELFGALESVDLALQDLIETLQHQSERAEALGACLRRALELHEQLERWQTGVTPPTPGEQPLPLLDPDAPRVTDGKREKAAKAREAEAARLATEAKAADDGDGKSDKSEKTYTPPETVRWIEVFSQAVQLHQTPLSIAPIFAKQRAGAPRAWIFTSATLSVKGNFMHYAAQLGLDAGKSLTLASPFDYQNQSLLYVPRGLPQPSAPNFTDAVLDAALPVLEVSGGRAFVLCTTLRAVNRAAERLREEFERRGWPYPLLVQGEASRTELLDRFRALGNAVLIGSQSFWEGVDVRGEALSLVIIDKLPFAPPDDPVLAARLDALTKKGLSPFAVHQLPQAVITLKQGAGRLIRSEVDRGVLMICDPRLVDKPYGRRIWQSLPPFKRTRELPIVRGFFDEMAAQAGG